GACCGCCCCGAACAGCAACTCCTCGGCATCCAGTACGCGGGCCGGGTCCCCGACCCGCACCCCCTGGTCGTACGGAACGCCGAGCACTGGCTGTGGGACGCGACGGGCGCGGGCGAGGGCGACGAGATCGACGGCCTGGTCGCGGGCGAGGCCGACCGCTACTTCCCGCGCACCTCGCTCCCCGAGCACGAGAGCCGCATTCTCCTCGCCCACTCCCCGTACCAGGACAGCGAAGGAGCCAAGCGCCACCAGGAGACCTCCCTGTACCGGGCCCCGTCCGGCGCGCTCGTCTTCGCCTCCGGCACCTTCGCCTGGTCCCCGGCCCTGGACCGCCCCGGCCATGTGGACCCCCGCATCCAGCGGGCCACCGCCAACCTCCTCGACCGCATCTGCAAACGCGCCTGAACGACACGTCACCGCCACCCCGTTCCACTCCGCCGCACCGGATACGGGACAATCGGAGCGACTCCTGGATCAACCTACGCGGAGGCAGCGTGTCCGGATTTGTAGAAAAGCCCGAGCCAGTGCAGGTCCCGGGGCTCACCCACCTCCACACGGGCAAGGTGCGCGACCTGTACCGGAACGAGGCGGGCGACCTCGTCATGGTCGCCAGCGACCGCATGTCCGCGTACGACTGGGTCCTGCCGACCGAGATCCCGGACAAGGGCCGCGTGCTCACCCGGCTCTCGCTCTGGTGGTTCGACCGGCTCTCCGATCTCGTACCGAACCACGTCCTGTCCACGGAACTCCCCGCCGGAGCCCCCGCGGACTGGGCCGGCCGCACCCTGATCTGCAAGTCGCTGCGGATGGTCCCGGTCGAGTGCGTCGCCCGCGGCTACCTCACCGGCTCCGGCCTCGTCGAGTACAACGAGTCCCGCACGGTCTGCGGCCTCGCGCTGCCCGAGGGCCTCCTCGACGGCTCCGAGCTCCCGGCGCCGATCTTCACCCCCGCCACCAAGGCGGCCGTCGGCGACCACGACGAGAACGTCAGCTACGAGGAGGTGGCCCGCCAGGTCGGCGCGGAGACCGCCGCCCAGCTGCGCCGCACCACGCTGGACGTGTACGGCAGGGCCCGGGACATCGCGCGCGAGCGCGGAATCATCCTCGCCGACACGAAGTTCGAGTTCGGTTTCGCTCCCACGGCCGACGGCGGCGAGGAGCTGATCATCGCGGACGAGGTGCTGACGCCGGACTCCTCGCGCTTCTGGCCCGCGGCCACTTGGGAGCCGGGCCGGGCCCAGCCCAGCTACGACAAGCAGTTCGTACGCGACTGGCTGACCTCGCCCGCCTCCGGCTGGG
This sequence is a window from Streptomyces sp. NBC_01217. Protein-coding genes within it:
- a CDS encoding phosphoribosylaminoimidazolesuccinocarboxamide synthase gives rise to the protein MSGFVEKPEPVQVPGLTHLHTGKVRDLYRNEAGDLVMVASDRMSAYDWVLPTEIPDKGRVLTRLSLWWFDRLSDLVPNHVLSTELPAGAPADWAGRTLICKSLRMVPVECVARGYLTGSGLVEYNESRTVCGLALPEGLLDGSELPAPIFTPATKAAVGDHDENVSYEEVARQVGAETAAQLRRTTLDVYGRARDIARERGIILADTKFEFGFAPTADGGEELIIADEVLTPDSSRFWPAATWEPGRAQPSYDKQFVRDWLTSPASGWDRRSEQPPPALPQEIVDATRAKYLEAYELLTGSPWQ